The Papaver somniferum cultivar HN1 unplaced genomic scaffold, ASM357369v1 unplaced-scaffold_107, whole genome shotgun sequence genome includes a region encoding these proteins:
- the LOC113328265 gene encoding subtilisin-like protease SBT1.4 has translation MSSHKISSSTLLLFVVTLLSLISITLSHYDESEELETFIIQISKSSKPNHFSSHHDWYSSTLQSLPQSSQQNQKQHKILYTYTHSINGFSARLTPSQASHLVNLPGVISVLPERVHQLHTTHTPRFLGLADNFGLWPDSEYADDVIVGVLDTGIWPERQSFNDTGLTPVPEKWKGKCDTGPDFPVGSCNKKIIGARAFYRGYGEVAAGGENVGESRSPRDTEGHGTHTASTAAGSVVKNAGLFEYAVGEAKGMAIRARIAVYKICWSSGCYDSDILAAMDEAVGDGVDVISLSVGANGYAPRYDQDSIAIGAFGAMEHGVLVSCSAGNSGPGPYTAVNIAPWILTVGASTIDREFPADVILGDGRVFGGVSLYSGEPLENDDNELVYSGDCGSRFCYEGQLDPTKVKGKIVVCDRGGNARVAKGNAVRIAGGIGMILANTAESGEELIADAHLCPATEVGEAAADKIREYVKSNKSPTGTIKFGGTVIGSSPSAPRVAAFSSRGPNHLTPEILKPDVIAPGVNILAAWTGAIGPTDLEIDPRRVAFNIISGTSMSCPHVSGLAALLRKAFPKWSPAAIKSALMTTAYNVDNSGKNITDLATGGDSTPFVRGAGHVDPNRALNPGLVYDIEAKDYIAFLCASGYSSQRIAVFAKEKIDCESYSLASPGDLNYPSFSVLFGNNTVTYKRVVKNVGSSANAVYEASVYGPSSIKTTVSPSKLVFSEAAQSLPYEITFSSLINEAVGSTKAEFGAIEWTDGVHVVRSPIAFRWGIHSTSMISSV, from the coding sequence ATGTCTTCTCATAAAATTTCATCATCTACCCTTCTTCTCTTTGTTGTTACTCTACTCTCACTAATCTCAATAACCCTTTCTCACTATGATGAATCAGAGGAATTAGAAACATTCATAATCCAAATCTCaaaatcatcaaaaccaaatcacTTCAGTTCACACCATGATTGGTACTCATCAACACTACAATCATTACCCCAATCATCACAACAAAACCAGAAACAACACAAGATTCTCTACACTTACACCCACTCAATCAATGGGTTCTCAGCTAGACTCACACCATCACAAGCATCACATCTAGTGAATCTCCCTGGGGTAATTTCAGTTCTCCCTGAGAGAGTTCATCAGCTGCACACAACTCATACACCAAGGTTTCTTGGTTTGGCTGATAACTTTGGGTTATGGCCTGATTCTGAGTATGCGGATGATGTTATTGTTGGGGTACTTGATACCGGAATCTGGCCGGAGAGACAGAGTTTTAACGATACAGGGTTGACTCCGGTGCCGGAGAAGTGGAAGGGGAAATGTGATACTGGTCCTGATTTCCCTGTTGGTTCGTGTAATAAGAAGATTATTGGTGCCAGAGCGTTTTACAGAGGGTACGGGGAGGTCGCGGCCGGCGGTGAAAATGTTGGTGAATCGAGGTCGCCGAGAGATACCGAAGGGCATGGGACGCATACTGCATCGACTGCAGCTGGATCTGTTGTTAAGAATGCTGGTTTGTTTGAGTATGCGGTTGGGGAAGCTAAAGGGATGGCAATTCGGGCAAGAATTGCTGTTTACAAGATTTGCTGGAGTTCTGGTTGTTATGATTCTGATATTCTTGCTGCAATGGATGAAGCTGTTggagatggtgttgatgtgattTCGTTGTCTGTTGGTGCTAATGGTTATGCGCCTCGGTATGACCAGGATTCAATTGCGATCGGAGCTTTTGGTGCAATGGAACATGGTGTATTGGTGTCATGTTCTGCTGGTAATTCAGGACCTGGTCCATATACTGCTGTGAATATTGCGCCATGGATTTTAACTGTGGGTGCTTCCACAATTGATAGAGAATTTCCCGCTGATGTGATTTTGGGAGATGGGAGGGTTTTCGGTGGTGTTTCATTGTATTCTGGTGAGCCATTAGAGAATGATGATAATGAATTGGTTTACTCTGGTGATTGTGGTAGTAGATTTTGTTATGAAGGGCAATTGGATCCAACTAAAGTTAAAGGGAAAATTGTTGTATGTGACCGTGGTGGGAATGCTAGAGTTGCGAAAGGAAATGCAGTGAGAATTGCTGGTGGAATTGGCATGATTCTTGCGAATACTGCAGAAAGTGGGGAAGAATTGATTGCTGATGCTCATCTATGTCCTGCTACTGAAGTGGGTGAAGCAGCAGCAGATAAAATCCGGGAGTATGTGAAATCGAATAAATCGCCAACAGGTACAATTAAATTTGGAGGAACTGTGATTGGATCTTCACCTTCAGCTCCTAGAGTTGCAGCATTTTCAAGCCGTGGACCGAACCATTTGACGCCAGAGATTCTTAAGCCTGATGTTATTGCTCCTGGAGTGAATATCCTAGCTGCTTGGACTGGTGCTATTGGTCCAACTGATTTAGAAATCGATCCTAGACGAGTTGCATTCAATATCATTTCAGGTACTTCTATGTCGTGCCCTCATGTGAGTGGATTGGCTGCATTGCTTCGAAAGGCTTTCCCCAAGTGGAGTCCAGCTGCAATCAAGTCTGCACTTATGACTACAGCTTACAATGtggataattcagggaagaataTTACTGATCTTGCTACTGGAGGTGATTCAACACCATTTGTTCGCGGTGCTGGGCATGTTGATCCTAATAGAGCGCTGAATCCAGGTTTGGTTTATGACATTGAAGCTAAAGATTATATTGCATTCCTTTGTGCCAGCGGATATAGTTCACAACGGATAGCAGTCTTTGCCAAAGAGAAAATTGATTGTGAATCATACAGCCTGGCTAGTCCTGGTGATTTGAATTACCCGTCATTCTCTGTACTTTTTGGAAACAACACGGTTACATACAAGAGAGTGGTTAAGAATGTCGGAAGCTCAGCTAATGCTGTTTATGAGGCAAGCGTTTATGGCCCATCATCTATTAAAACCACCGTTTCACCAAGTAAGCTTGTATTTAGTGAAGCTGCACAGAGCTTACCTTATGAGATTACTTTCTCTAGCTTGATCAATGAAGCGGTGGGTTCGACCAAAGCGGAGTTCGGGGCGATTGAATGGACGGATGGAGTACACGTAGTACGGAGCCCAATTGCGTTTAGGTGGGGTATTCACTCAACTAGTATGATTTCTTCTGTTTAA
- the LOC113327930 gene encoding uncharacterized protein LOC113327930 produces MANYQMSTFKIPKTTIEEMNKIQRNFFWGKVKGKPKGVFLKAWTGVCKPLEEGGLDFVNLEKFNSAIISKMGWRITKQPNSIGSQVMKAKYFEKVDIMHMSPIPKPTDSWVWKDIPSGIANIQDYEKWEVGSGVNIDIWQDNWIKIFEDPVSKPNNCPIGVNKVADLFAENQQWNRPLIHSLFANFIANKIINTDIKVGHDDKVKWSLTKDGKFTITHLPTEEQGGQSLAKESPML; encoded by the exons ATGGCTAACTACCAAATGAGCACTTTCAAGATACCAAAAACCACAATAGAGGAAATGAACAAAATCCAaaggaattttttctggggaaAGGTAAAAGGAAAACCTAAAGGTGTCTTTCTGAAAGCTTGGACAGGGGTCTGTAAACCCTTGGAAGAGGGAGGTCTTGATTTTGTCAATCTTGAAAAATTTAACTCTGCCATTATCTCCAAAATGGGATGGAGAATTACGAAACAACCTAACAGTATAGGGTCTCAGGTTATGAAAGCTAAATATTTCGAAAAGGTTGACATAATGCATATGTCTCCAATACCTAAACCAACTGATTCATGGGTATGGAAAGACATTCCCTCGGGCATAGCTAATATCCAGGATTATGAAAAATGGGAAGTTGGCTCTGGAGTCAACATAGATATTTGGCAGGACAATTGGATCAAAATCTTTGAAGATCCTGTCTCCAAGCCAAACAACTGTCCTATAGGAGTGAATAAGGTGGCTGATCTTTTTGCTGAAAACCAGCAGTGGAATAGGCCCCTAATCCATAGTctgtttgcgaactttattgctAATAAAATCATAAACACGGACATAAAAGTTGGTCATGATGACAAGGTCAAATGGTCTCTAACAAAAGATGGGAAATTTACT ATCACACATCTACCTACAGAGGAGCAAGGGGGTCAAAGCTTGGCCAAGGAATCTCCGATGCTGTAA